One Niallia circulans DNA segment encodes these proteins:
- a CDS encoding sugar phosphate isomerase/epimerase family protein: protein MNELLISGFSDEISADFDTQLEVVKQLGMQYISLRGIDGRNIGDFSVEEIREAVLPRLQKAGIGVSSIGSPIGKILIDDESGFDEQKQMLHTLCQICSLLDCNYIRIFSFYIPKGEEADFYRDTVISKLKEFAEIANKYEVILLHENEKDIYGDIGIRCKEILHEVGSPSFKAIFDFANFIQCGEEPKQCYDLLQDEISYIHIKDAVSATGQNVVCGTGQGRIPEILALAIDNGYKGFLTLEPHLVLFESLKDLELEESLHFIENNKALTGAEAYKLQYEALLEILKKISSREEV, encoded by the coding sequence ATGAATGAACTATTGATTTCAGGATTTTCAGATGAGATTTCAGCTGATTTTGACACACAGCTTGAGGTTGTGAAGCAGCTCGGCATGCAATACATATCATTGCGCGGAATTGACGGCAGAAATATTGGTGACTTTTCGGTAGAGGAAATAAGGGAAGCTGTTTTACCACGTTTGCAAAAGGCTGGGATTGGTGTTTCTTCGATTGGCTCGCCAATCGGGAAAATTCTTATTGATGATGAAAGCGGCTTTGATGAGCAAAAGCAAATGCTGCACACATTATGCCAGATTTGCAGCTTACTTGATTGCAATTATATCCGTATTTTCAGCTTTTATATACCGAAAGGGGAAGAAGCAGATTTCTATCGAGATACTGTTATAAGTAAATTAAAGGAATTTGCCGAGATTGCCAATAAATATGAGGTAATTTTGCTGCATGAAAATGAAAAGGATATTTATGGAGATATTGGTATTCGTTGTAAAGAGATATTACATGAGGTTGGGTCTCCTTCTTTTAAAGCGATATTTGATTTTGCTAACTTTATTCAGTGTGGGGAGGAGCCAAAACAATGCTATGATCTTCTGCAGGATGAGATCAGCTATATTCATATTAAGGATGCAGTTTCAGCTACTGGACAGAATGTAGTGTGTGGCACGGGTCAAGGGAGGATTCCTGAGATTCTTGCACTAGCAATTGACAATGGCTATAAAGGCTTTTTGACACTTGAGCCGCATCTTGTATTATTCGAGTCGTTAAAGGACTTGGAGCTGGAAGAATCGCTTCACTTTATCGAAAATAATAAAGCGCTTACGGGTGCTGAGGCATATAAGCTGCAATATGAGGCGTTGTTGGAAATCCTTAAAAAAATTTCAAGCAGGGAGGAAGTATGA
- a CDS encoding sugar phosphate isomerase/epimerase family protein: MNNAKIGVQMFNLKSKIEEIGVYETMRSIHELGYHFVEVTQIQMTPENVAELRRAGLDFNIKIAAISAPLDSMPGSQGESLSTDFDKIVSDCKTLDCNFIRIGMMPVNLMGNKSKAMAYIAEAEKMAERLKQHNIELYYHNHHIEFEKYDGISLLDIMKEQTSNLGFELDVHWAQRGGANPIDVINRFAGRVALIHLKDYRVGQIDLGDLKDMSNFMNKFTGNIEFAELGQGNLDIKGIMEAGINSGVQYFLIEQDDTYGRDPFDCLRESGDYLKQLGYAELF; encoded by the coding sequence ATGAACAACGCGAAAATTGGAGTTCAAATGTTCAATTTGAAAAGTAAGATAGAAGAAATAGGTGTTTATGAAACTATGAGATCTATCCATGAGCTTGGTTACCACTTTGTGGAGGTGACACAAATTCAAATGACACCTGAAAATGTTGCCGAACTACGCAGAGCAGGCTTAGACTTTAACATCAAGATTGCAGCTATCAGTGCCCCCCTTGATTCCATGCCTGGCAGCCAAGGCGAATCGTTATCAACAGACTTTGATAAGATTGTCAGTGACTGTAAAACATTAGATTGCAATTTTATAAGAATTGGCATGATGCCTGTTAATCTGATGGGAAATAAGAGCAAGGCTATGGCATATATTGCTGAAGCAGAGAAGATGGCAGAACGGCTCAAACAGCATAATATAGAGCTGTATTACCATAACCATCATATTGAGTTTGAGAAATATGACGGGATTTCTCTGCTTGATATCATGAAGGAGCAAACTTCAAACCTAGGCTTTGAGCTTGATGTACATTGGGCACAAAGAGGCGGAGCAAATCCGATTGATGTTATTAATCGATTTGCAGGACGTGTTGCACTCATTCATTTAAAGGATTACAGAGTCGGCCAGATTGACTTAGGTGATTTAAAGGATATGTCCAATTTTATGAACAAATTTACGGGTAATATTGAATTTGCAGAGCTCGGACAAGGTAATCTTGACATTAAAGGGATTATGGAAGCCGGGATAAACAGTGGTGTACAATATTTTCTGATTGAACAAGACGACACATATGGCAGAGATCCATTTGATTGTCTGAGAGAGTCAGGAGATTATCTTAAACAATTAGGATATGCTGAATTGTTCTGA
- the uxaC gene encoding glucuronate isomerase produces the protein MKKKFLDVDFLLDSNTAKQLYENAASSLPIFDFHCHLDPQEVWENKTYENLTALWLGGDHYKWRVMRIHGVDERYITGDASDWEKFMAWAETVPYLIGNPLYHWTHMELKMYFGIDKLLSPKTAQEIYEQCNEMLQTAQYTARALIAKSNVTFIGTTDDPVSSLQYHQLLTKDDSFKTIIAPTFRPDGALFIERPTFSEWIEKLAAVSGMQIDNIDGLVAALKDRVAYFHENGGRASDHDIPKMDYVSTTKEEIDFIFDKGLKGIQLSEDELICYRSFLLKELGKMYAQKQWVMQLHIGALRNTNTKMKKLIGTDTGFDSVGEENHAHGLAAFLDTLDQEDALPRTVLYNLNPKDNAVLAGMVGNYSEKGVAGKIQFGSGWWFNDHIDGMERQMKDLANVGMLSHFIGMLTDSRSFLSYARHDYFRRIVCNIIGNWAENGLIPHDSELLEEIIQNIGFHNAERYFLVR, from the coding sequence ATGAAAAAAAAGTTTCTTGATGTTGATTTCTTGCTGGATAGCAATACGGCAAAACAGCTTTATGAAAATGCTGCTAGTAGTTTACCAATCTTTGATTTTCATTGTCATTTAGATCCGCAAGAAGTTTGGGAGAATAAAACATACGAAAATTTGACAGCGTTATGGCTTGGTGGAGACCATTATAAATGGCGAGTGATGCGTATACACGGTGTTGATGAACGGTATATAACCGGAGATGCCAGTGATTGGGAGAAATTTATGGCTTGGGCTGAAACCGTGCCGTATTTGATTGGAAATCCTTTGTATCACTGGACACATATGGAGCTGAAAATGTACTTCGGAATTGATAAACTGCTTAGTCCAAAAACAGCACAAGAAATTTATGAGCAATGCAATGAAATGCTTCAGACAGCACAATATACGGCAAGGGCATTAATAGCAAAATCAAATGTTACATTCATCGGAACAACAGATGACCCTGTTTCTTCATTACAATACCATCAATTATTAACGAAAGATGACAGCTTTAAGACAATCATCGCTCCTACCTTCCGGCCTGATGGAGCACTTTTTATTGAAAGACCGACATTCAGTGAATGGATAGAGAAATTAGCAGCCGTATCTGGTATGCAGATTGATAATATAGACGGCTTAGTGGCTGCACTTAAAGACAGAGTTGCTTACTTTCATGAAAACGGGGGACGTGCATCAGATCATGATATCCCTAAAATGGATTATGTATCCACAACAAAGGAAGAAATAGACTTCATCTTTGATAAAGGTTTAAAGGGAATCCAGCTATCTGAAGATGAACTAATATGCTATCGTTCGTTTTTGTTGAAAGAGCTTGGCAAAATGTATGCACAAAAACAATGGGTCATGCAATTACATATAGGTGCACTGCGCAACACTAACACAAAAATGAAAAAACTTATTGGAACAGATACCGGTTTTGATTCAGTTGGAGAGGAGAATCATGCTCATGGACTGGCTGCGTTCCTTGATACACTTGACCAGGAGGATGCCTTGCCGAGAACGGTTTTATACAATCTTAATCCGAAAGACAATGCAGTACTAGCTGGCATGGTTGGAAACTATTCAGAAAAAGGTGTAGCAGGAAAGATTCAATTTGGCTCAGGCTGGTGGTTCAATGACCATATCGATGGCATGGAAAGGCAAATGAAGGACTTGGCAAATGTTGGGATGTTGAGTCATTTTATTGGGATGCTGACAGACTCAAGGAGTTTCTTATCATATGCGCGTCATGATTATTTCCGCAGGATTGTTTGTAATATTATCGGCAATTGGGCGGAAAACGGATTGATCCCGCATGATTCCGAGCTGCTGGAGGAAATAATTCAAAACATTGGCTTCCATAATGCAGAACGCTACTTTCTAGTAAGATAA
- a CDS encoding Gfo/Idh/MocA family protein — MLKAAVIGLGDISKIHLAAIEANPDVELTAVCDIASAHRSLFPNVNYYNDYEAMIAEEVLDCVHICLPHYLHYPATKACVEKGINVFLEKPVALNHIEGYSLVQLEEEHEHVKICVCLQNRYNKTFEVLNDMIKNGNYGPILGIKGLVTWNRPKAYYDTKPWRGKIDDAGGGVMINQSIHTLDIMQLLGGEIESIRGSIDQLLDYGIEVEDTASAHIQFSNGATGLFFATITNERNSSVELQVTFKDEKFTIKDSILTRADDEDKKIELVTDDKLPGTKFYYGASHAKLINRFYRCIAADSDEYTHVKDALMSMKMIDAIRQSSEEKRRVRMEELKDEQRENWSSNVQFEK, encoded by the coding sequence ATGCTGAAAGCAGCTGTAATCGGACTTGGCGATATTTCAAAGATTCACCTAGCCGCCATAGAAGCTAACCCAGATGTGGAATTAACGGCAGTATGCGATATTGCTTCAGCACATCGAAGCCTATTCCCAAATGTGAACTATTACAATGACTATGAAGCAATGATAGCAGAGGAAGTGCTGGATTGTGTCCATATATGCTTGCCGCACTATCTTCACTATCCTGCTACAAAAGCCTGTGTAGAAAAGGGGATTAATGTCTTTCTTGAAAAACCTGTCGCCTTAAATCATATAGAGGGTTATTCGTTAGTGCAGCTAGAAGAAGAGCATGAGCATGTCAAGATTTGTGTGTGTTTACAGAATCGGTACAATAAAACATTTGAAGTCCTGAACGACATGATTAAAAACGGCAATTATGGACCGATTTTAGGAATTAAGGGTCTGGTGACGTGGAACAGGCCTAAGGCTTATTACGACACAAAGCCTTGGCGTGGCAAGATAGATGATGCCGGCGGTGGTGTGATGATTAACCAATCGATTCATACTTTGGATATAATGCAGCTGCTTGGCGGAGAAATCGAATCAATAAGAGGATCTATTGATCAATTACTTGATTACGGAATTGAAGTAGAGGATACAGCAAGTGCTCATATTCAGTTTTCCAATGGAGCAACAGGGTTGTTTTTTGCGACAATTACGAATGAACGAAACTCAAGTGTAGAGCTGCAAGTAACATTCAAGGACGAAAAGTTTACCATTAAGGACAGTATTTTAACAAGAGCTGATGACGAGGACAAAAAGATAGAATTAGTGACAGATGACAAGCTTCCTGGGACGAAATTCTATTATGGAGCAAGCCACGCTAAGCTGATTAATCGGTTCTATCGTTGCATTGCTGCAGACAGCGACGAATATACCCATGTAAAGGACGCCCTTATGTCGATGAAAATGATTGATGCAATCAGGCAATCGTCAGAAGAAAAAAGACGTGTCAGAATGGAGGAGCTAAAGGATGAACAACGCGAAAATTGGAGTTCAAATGTTCAATTTGAAAAGTAA
- a CDS encoding Gfo/Idh/MocA family protein, producing MMGSKVRLGVIGLGAQGGAYADYLAEGKVSNMVLGAICDIDPAKKSVASEKFAGIPFYDNYIEMLESGAVDAIVTCVPHYLHPEMAIEALKREMHALVEKPAGVYTKQVKEMNDFAATKPELTFGIMFNQRTNPLYQKLKSLIDSGEIGSIRRTNWMITTWWRPQGYYDQGAWRATWEGEGGGVLVNQAPHQIDLLQWICGMPKKVYSNVKYGFQRNIAVEDEVTALLDYGNGATGVFITCTHDLIGTDRFEILGDNGKIVVDDSKKITIKRLAKPESEMSATMSMHDVAKIFMGGNTDELFTEEVLEFESVWGEQHIAVLENFAANIIDGTPLIASGADGINGVALANAIHLSSWLDKEVELPIDEEVYLAELNKKIAEEKRNPIKS from the coding sequence ATGATGGGAAGCAAAGTGAGATTAGGTGTGATCGGATTAGGAGCACAGGGCGGAGCATACGCTGACTATTTGGCAGAGGGAAAAGTATCGAATATGGTGCTTGGAGCTATTTGTGATATTGATCCCGCGAAAAAGTCTGTAGCGTCCGAGAAGTTTGCTGGCATTCCTTTTTATGATAACTATATTGAAATGCTTGAAAGCGGTGCAGTAGATGCAATTGTCACTTGTGTTCCTCATTATTTGCATCCTGAAATGGCGATTGAAGCACTGAAAAGAGAGATGCATGCACTTGTTGAAAAGCCAGCAGGTGTGTATACAAAACAAGTCAAAGAAATGAACGACTTTGCAGCAACAAAGCCTGAATTAACATTTGGGATTATGTTCAATCAAAGGACAAATCCACTTTATCAAAAACTAAAAAGTTTAATAGATAGTGGAGAAATCGGCAGCATTCGCCGTACAAACTGGATGATAACAACATGGTGGAGGCCGCAAGGGTATTATGATCAAGGAGCATGGAGAGCAACTTGGGAAGGAGAAGGCGGAGGGGTACTTGTCAATCAGGCACCACATCAAATTGATTTGCTTCAATGGATTTGCGGAATGCCCAAGAAAGTATATTCTAATGTGAAATATGGCTTCCAGCGCAATATTGCTGTAGAGGATGAAGTGACGGCATTGCTTGATTACGGCAATGGCGCAACAGGTGTATTCATAACATGTACACATGATCTCATTGGTACTGATCGGTTTGAAATACTAGGTGATAACGGAAAAATCGTTGTTGATGACAGCAAGAAAATTACGATTAAACGCCTTGCTAAACCAGAGTCAGAAATGAGTGCAACCATGAGTATGCATGATGTGGCGAAAATATTTATGGGCGGCAACACCGACGAACTCTTTACAGAGGAAGTGCTAGAATTCGAGAGTGTTTGGGGAGAGCAGCATATTGCTGTTTTAGAAAACTTTGCAGCTAATATTATCGACGGAACGCCGCTTATTGCGAGTGGTGCTGATGGCATAAATGGGGTTGCACTGGCAAATGCGATTCATCTTTCAAGCTGGTTAGACAAGGAAGTAGAGCTTCCGATTGATGAAGAGGTGTATCTAGCAGAATTAAATAAAAAGATAGCAGAAGAGAAACGAAACCCAATCAAAAGCTAA
- a CDS encoding AraC family transcriptional regulator: MANYRMRGMEPAGFEFHSHREYEIYFFHSGDCKYLINNRIYELQPGDILLMDGLTLHKPNPSLNTPYVRSVVHFSPAYLQEILQALGMEILLAPFRKLNNCLLRTNYDRSAKLVEEKMSKICSLFASNDKPGFGQADIQEAQVKLELVQLLVEIYKLSHNDLQMNPVKRSDKEIHAEMIAAWIDDHFTEKISLDRLAKERNLSKYYISHVFKEITGFTVMEYLMGCRLNNAKYLLEVEPHLTLSEIAHKSGFENISHFSRYFKEKVGNTAKKYRTLKLKKNL, translated from the coding sequence TTGGCAAATTACAGGATGCGAGGAATGGAGCCGGCAGGCTTTGAATTTCATTCACATCGCGAATACGAAATTTATTTTTTTCACTCTGGAGACTGCAAATATCTCATAAATAACCGGATTTATGAACTTCAGCCTGGAGACATTTTACTGATGGACGGATTGACCCTGCATAAACCGAATCCATCCTTAAATACTCCTTATGTTAGAAGTGTCGTCCACTTTTCACCAGCTTATTTACAAGAAATTTTGCAAGCCCTTGGCATGGAGATTTTGCTTGCTCCCTTTCGAAAACTGAACAACTGTCTCCTAAGAACAAATTACGATCGTTCTGCAAAGCTCGTCGAAGAGAAAATGAGCAAAATTTGCAGTCTATTTGCAAGCAATGATAAACCTGGGTTTGGTCAAGCAGACATTCAAGAGGCACAAGTGAAGCTGGAGCTTGTTCAGCTTCTAGTAGAAATTTATAAACTGAGTCATAATGATTTGCAAATGAACCCAGTAAAAAGATCAGACAAGGAAATTCATGCAGAAATGATAGCAGCTTGGATTGATGATCATTTTACAGAAAAAATCAGTTTGGACAGATTAGCTAAGGAACGCAATCTAAGTAAGTATTATATATCACATGTTTTTAAGGAAATCACTGGTTTTACTGTAATGGAGTACTTGATGGGGTGTCGTCTTAACAATGCTAAATATTTACTGGAGGTCGAGCCACATCTTACATTATCCGAAATCGCACACAAATCAGGCTTTGAAAACATCTCCCATTTCAGCAGGTATTTCAAGGAGAAGGTAGGAAATACGGCAAAGAAGTATCGAACACTTAAACTGAAAAAAAATCTTTAG